CCACTTCTACCCGCTACTCGTTCAGTTCGGTGTTGAGGCGCTCTCTGAGGCAGATGCCGAGGAAATCCAGACTCGGCTCTCGGAACTCGGCGACTAATGACCTCGCGCAGAGCGAGGCCCGAGATTTTGTATAGCGATATACGATATACAATATCCTGTAGTGCGGAATTCCGACGGTAAGAGACTCTAGACTCCCGAATTCTCCCGAAGGTTCGAAAACAGAAAGTGGTCCTGATTATGCTCGTAATCACGACCACTTTGAAGTACCCCGCCGCCGTCGGTGAAGCACGAATGCTCAAACCGACTCACGACGGCGCTTCCCCCAGGGTAGAGGTACCGAGACCGCGCTCGCAGGACGGTGGAGGGCAGGTGAATGCCTGACCGAGCGCTTTCGACGCCGCTCGACGACAGCTTCGATCGCTACCTCCAGGACAAGGGAAAAGGCCGCGGTGGCGACGGCGGAAACTATCGACGCAACGCTGCACGCGAACTCGAGCGGTTCGCCAGGTGGGCCGCTGGCGACCGCGGCGACGACGACTGGACTGGGATTGTCCCCGACCACCTTGACCGCGAGCCGACCTTCGACGATCTCGACGAACGCGTCTTCCGGGAGTACGCCCGGCATCTCGGTGGAGATCGGGGACTCAAGCAGAACACGGTACAAACCTATTACCGCTATATCTCTGCGTGGTGTGGCTGGTGTGTCAACGAGGGGTATCTCGAAGCGCATTACGCCCAGCGGGCGAGTGCGATGGCGCCGCTACCGGAGGACGACGGCCGCAAGCCCGGTGACCAGCAGGCCTGGACGTCCGAACAGCGCCACGCCCTCACCCGCCACGTCGACGAACAGGCTTGCGAGGCCATCGAGGCGTACACGACACTCTCGGAGGATACTGCCTCTTTCGACAAGGAGCGAGCACGCTACGCCGCATTAAAGTCGGCTCGTGACCGGGCTCTGGTGTTCGTCCTTGCGTACACAGCTGTCCGCGTTGGGGAACTACTTCAGGATCCGAACGACCCGCGACGGCGTGGCGTCCGCTGGGAGGATCTCTCCCTTGACGACGGGAGTATGGACGTCTACCGGAAGAAACAGCAATGGGACGCTGCGAGTCTCCCCGACCCGGTGATTTCTCCGCTGCGAAGCTATCGCCAGCTGATGGACCCACCGACGGAGCGCTGGCCCGTGTTTTCGACGTTCGACCAACGGACGCTCGCAGGGCTCGTTCAGGAAGAGTTCGCCGACCAAGGGAAATGCCCAGAAGCAATTACTGAACGTCGTGAAGGATACGCTCGCGACCTACTGCTGGCGCTCGATAAGGACATTCGGCCGCCGTCGATCACGACAGACGGCGCACGGTCGATTCTCCAACGGCTCTCGGAGGCCGCAGAGATCGACATCGACCATCCGAAACACGACTATCTGGCGCCCCACGGCGGCCGGCGTGGGATGGGTGAAGTTCTCGTTCGGGCATTCGGATATACCGTCGCCGCCCGGTATCTGGACAATTCGGAGGAGATGGTTCGTGAACGATATTCGCATATCGAGGCCGGCGAACTTGGAGATGTGGCAACAGAAGCACTCAACGAAATTGATCGATGAGGGACTAGGTTAATCTGATTCTAGGATATCGGGCCACCGGATTTGAATGGCTAGATGGGTCCACCACTAATTCAAACGCCGAGTTCTCGAGGAATCTCAGGTCTAAGCCGATATACTCGGTACCATCGAGTCCAAAAGAAAGTTAGTAATCATCCGTCTCTTGGATCTTAGCTTGGTCACCGCGTTCTAACCAATGAATCTCGGCTTCTAACTCGACAGTGCCAATAGTACGTCCACTAAATATCGGTAGTTCCTATCCCTGATTGCTGACTCTATTTCTTGCAGCATGTCATAGAATGTATCTCATACCCTCTACACCGTGATTCTGACGAGCCCATCTAACGTGTGATACAGAGGGACACTAGATTTTAGCTTCTTTCTAGGTGGGAATACACGAAATATTCCGGGTGAGAACTATTGTACGACACGCTCTTTCTGGAGTGAAAAGAATGAGAGCAGATCAACCGATTCAGTGAGTCGAATAAAGACGGCGGTCTCAAGCCAGTGAGAGTTCCGTCATGAGATAAGATCCAGAGCCATATCTGATAACTTATTTCGGAATCCCATACGTATCTCTCGTCCAATCCCGGTCAACAGAATCGTAAGCAGGATCAGACACCTCGATTCCGTCAATCTTCTCATGGTCTGTTGTGTCGAGTTCCCAATCGAACAGGTTGAAATTCGACCGGATGTGATCCGGCGACCTGGATTTCGGGAGAACGACGATATCATTTTCTATTGCCCACCGGAGTGCGACCTGTGCGGGAGACCTATTGTGTTTCTCAGCGATTTCTCGAACGGTTTGATGATCGAAAACTTTCCCCCTGCCGAACGGGGCAGCGGCCTCAACGACGACATCCGTAGTGTGACAGTACTCGAGTAGTTCGGATCGGGCGTAGAGGGGATTATATTCGATCTGGTTTACCGCGACAGGGATGTCAGCAATATGTTGTAATGCTGATAGTTGATACCCTGAGAAATTAGACACACCGATATTTTTCACGTATCCTTGTTCGACGAGTTGTTCCAATGCGCTCCAAGTCTCCCGAATTGAGATAGTTGGGTTTGGCCAGTGGATGAGGTAGAGATCGAGGTACTCAACGTCGAGTTTTCGAATAGAGTCTCGACACGCCTCAAAGACTGACCCGTAATTGAGGTGTTTCGGGAGGACCTTTGATGTGATAAATATTTCATCACGGTCGTACTCTGCGAGTATCTCACCAATTTCGGCTTCGTTCTTGTACCCTTCAGCTGTGTCTACGTGGGTATATCCAGTCTCCAGAGCACAGCGGACTGACTGCTTTACTGTTTCGCCGGATAGATCCCACGTGCCAGCGCCAATTACCGGAATCTGATCGCCATTTGTCAGCGTTCTCGTTGGGATAGCAGACATACATTAAGCTCATGTTACAGTTATTTAAATCTTAGTAACTCGACAAGATCGCCATCTGACTGGCCACAGATCACAGATTCCGGTGAGTTGACTCGTGGTAGCTGGTGAGCAACACTGATCGCTCGGACCTGCTGGGATAGTCATCTCCGCGAATAACGAAGTCTGCGGATTCCGGTTCATTCGGTGCAACTGTTGTCTTGAGTGATGCGTCTCTGCGAAAACGACTTGAGAAGCACGTTAGTCATGATCAGGGTGTTCGCTGTCATCATGTCATGGCTTCAGCTGCACTGCAACGATATATGACTGTATCAGGCTTCAGACAAGAGACGATCAGAGT
The Haloarcula sp. CBA1129 genome window above contains:
- a CDS encoding aldo/keto reductase, with protein sequence MSAIPTRTLTNGDQIPVIGAGTWDLSGETVKQSVRCALETGYTHVDTAEGYKNEAEIGEILAEYDRDEIFITSKVLPKHLNYGSVFEACRDSIRKLDVEYLDLYLIHWPNPTISIRETWSALEQLVEQGYVKNIGVSNFSGYQLSALQHIADIPVAVNQIEYNPLYARSELLEYCHTTDVVVEAAAPFGRGKVFDHQTVREIAEKHNRSPAQVALRWAIENDIVVLPKSRSPDHIRSNFNLFDWELDTTDHEKIDGIEVSDPAYDSVDRDWTRDTYGIPK
- a CDS encoding phage integrase SAM-like domain-containing protein: MPDRALSTPLDDSFDRYLQDKGKGRGGDGGNYRRNAARELERFARWAAGDRGDDDWTGIVPDHLDREPTFDDLDERVFREYARHLGGDRGLKQNTVQTYYRYISAWCGWCVNEGYLEAHYAQRASAMAPLPEDDGRKPGDQQAWTSEQRHALTRHVDEQACEAIEAYTTLSEDTASFDKERARYAALKSARDRALVFVLAYTAVRVGELLQDPNDPRRRGVRWEDLSLDDGSMDVYRKKQQWDAASLPDPVISPLRSYRQLMDPPTERWPVFSTFDQRTLAGLVQEEFADQGKCPEAITERREGYARDLLLALDKDIRPPSITTDGARSILQRLSEAAEIDIDHPKHDYLAPHGGRRGMGEVLVRAFGYTVAARYLDNSEEMVRERYSHIEAGELGDVATEALNEIDR